A region of Phaeodactylum tricornutum CCAP 1055/1 chromosome 14, whole genome shotgun sequence DNA encodes the following proteins:
- the ISIP3 gene encoding iron starvation induced protein (unknown protein; conserved domain of unknown function, found in small family of bacterial secreted proteins; highly expressed under iron starvation; secretory pathway) — protein sequence MKASFFYLGLMAALASAQDTCISSTNTFTLKVNLFAGELGYFTVEECGDTPNPTLGIEIGQTYTFSQADRSNYYHPVGFSYEPDGAHANKDELEPGVSRGTSGCDTTLTCPAPMYFVNGTYVGEYSNIEQVKELTGGENFGLDDYEPLFFHPIAEWTGLGLFSVQLRFDDATFDKDIFYFCHIHELMSGRIKLLNNGNLVNDNADPVLGYTYDEPTGFDADCGTFMLNEFQLPHPECPDRFVCGADKVGGPFEKFASCIEAMNCHMTAGMTTGVSAQSEAALFIHQMIPHHQNAVNMAKALLKTGNLICGDLSDDESPDCVLEGILREIVNGQNFQIQSMRGVLETLEYPAVDDCTVEISQEESNSDVTTSRLNVLASLASLVVPILAGF from the exons ATGAAAGCCTCCTTTTTCTACCTCGGATTGATGGCCGCCTTAGCCTCGGCACAGGATACTTGTATTTCAAGCACAAATACTTTTACATTGAAAGTGAATTTGTTTGCTGGAGAACTCG GGTACTTCACCGTGGAAGAATGCGGCGACACCCCTAATCCAACTCTCGGTATCGAGATCGGACAGACTTATACTTTTAGCCAGGCAGACCGATCCAATTACTACCATCCAGTGGGGTTTTCGTATGAGCCCGACGGAGCTCATGCGAACAAGGACGAACTTGAGCCCGGAGTATCCCGTGGAACTTCTGGATGCGATACAACCTTGACGTGCCCAGCCCCCATGTACTTCGTCAATGGAACTTACGTCGGCGAATACAGTAACATTGAGCAAGTCAAGGAGCTCACAGGAGGAGAGAACTTTGGACTCGACGATTATGAGCCATTGTTCTTCCACCCTATTGCTGAATGGACGGGATTGGGTCTATTCAGTGTTCAGCTCCGTTTTGACGATGCCACTTTCGATAAAGATATCTTCTATTTCTGCCAT ATTCATGAACTGATGTCTGGTCGAATCAAACTACTCAATAACGGAAACTTGGTGAACGATAACGCTGATCCCGTTCTCGGATACACTTACGACGAGCCTACCGGCTTCGACGCCGACTGCGGTACATTCATGCTCAACGAGTTCCAGCTTCCCCACCCTGAGTGTCCGGATCGATTTGTATGTGGTGCTGATAAAGTTGGCGGTCCATTCGAAAAGTTCGCCAGCTGCATTGAGGCTATGAATTGCCATATGACTGCAGGTATGACTACCGGGGTTAGCGCACAAAGTGAGGCTGCCCTATTCATCCATCAAATGATCCCCCATCATCAAAATGCGGTGAATATGGCGAAGGCTCTGCTCAAGACCGGCAACCTCATTTGCGGCGATTTGTCAGACGACGAATCCCCAGACTGCGTCTTGGAAGGTATTCTTCGCGAGATTGTGAATGGACAGAATTTTCAAATACAGAGCATGCGCGGTGTGCTTGAAACCCTAGAGTATCCAGCGGTGGACGACTGTACTGTTGAGATTTCCCAAGAGGAATCAAATAGCGATGTCACAACTTCTCGTCTTAACGTGCTTGCCTCTCTTGCATCCCTGGTGGTTCCTATTCTTGCTGGTTTTTAA
- a CDS encoding predicted protein, with amino-acid sequence IESFGRITKEICRFPSFFNGPLYQRILDLWNADHHTHAPILCVSFAMLEWFWMTQMEPYDEIDRFFNLIKAPDRDYIIRDDFLPFTKALLADHPGLEFLSSHQEFQEKYAITVITRIFYVVNRSHSGRITSRQIRRSDLLEAFQQVDEEEDINKVTRYFSYEHFYVLYCRFWELDHDRDYRITREDLLKYGDHSLSHMIVDRIFEAAPRPFENDKVNREFISYEDFIYFMLSEEDKSNEISVRYWFTCVDVDGDSKLNNMEMRSFYAVQLHRMQCMGHEVVPFEDMLCQMMDMIKPANTDHVVAEDFLQPECKNVSGALFDALFNLNKYLMFEQRDPFAERQKREDEFECDWDRFACMDYNRLAMEEEVRE; translated from the coding sequence ATCGAAAGCTTTGGACGGATAACAAAGGAAATATGCCGCTTCCCTTCGTTTTTCAATGGTCCTCTGTATCAACGCATTTTAGATCTCTGGAATGCTGATCACCATACTCACGCACCGATCCTCTGTGTCTCCTTCGCCATGCTGGAATGGTTCTGGATGACGCAAATGGAGCCATACGATGAAATTGATCGCTTTTTCAACCTAATCAAAGCACCAGATCGAGACTATATTATTCGGGATGATTTTTTGCCGTTTACCAAAGCGCTGTTGGCCGATCATCCGGGCCTCGAATTTCTCAGCAGTCATCAAGAGTTTCAAGAAAAATACGCAATTACGGTGATAACACGCATCTTTTACGTCGTCAACCGATCGCACTCGGGCCGAATTACCTCGCGGCAAATTCGACGATCTGACCTACTCGAAGCTTTTCAGCAagtcgacgaggaagaagataTCAACAAGGTCACTCGATACTTTTCGTACGAGCATTTTTACGTTTTGTACTGTCGCTTTTGGGAGCTGGACCACGATCGCGACTATCGCATCACGAGAGAAGATCTGCTAAAGTACGGCGATCATTCATTGTCCCACATGATCGTGGATCGCATATTTGAAGCCGCTCCGCGGCCTTTTGAGAACGATAAGGTCAACCGAGAGTTTATTTCGTACGAAGACTTCATTTATTTCATgctgtcggaagaagacaagTCGAACGAGATCAGTGTACGTTACTGGTTTACCTGTGTCGATGTGGACGGTGACAGCAAACTGAACAATATGGAAATGCGCAGTTTTTATGCCGTCCAACTGCACCGAATGCAGTGTATGGGCCACGAAGTTGTCCCCTTCGAAGACATGTTGTGTCAGATGATGGACATGATTAAACCGGCCAACACGGATCACGTTGTGGCCGAAGATTTTCTGCAGCCCGAGTGTAAGAATGTATCCGGCGCTCTCTTTGACGCCTTGTTTAATCTCAACAAATACCTCATGTTTGAACAACGTGATCCGTTTGCTGAGCGACAGAAACGGGAGGATGAATTTGAGTGCGATTGGGATCGTTTTGCCTGCATGGACTACAACCGACTGGCGatggaggaagaagttcgTGAA
- a CDS encoding predicted protein — protein sequence WSEILDNSSRIFFLTEIARAWWLAGEVFLKPRVTINYPYEKGYLSPRFRGEHALRRYPSGEERCIACKLCEAACPAQAITIEVQEREDGARRTTRYDIDMTKCIYCGFCQEACPVDAIVEGPNFEFATETHEELLYDKEKLLSNGDKWERQIAKNLMHEHLYR from the coding sequence TGGAGTGAAATACTTGACAATTCCAGTCGTATTTTCTTTCTGACTGAAATTGCTCGTGCTTGGTGGCTGGCTGGAGAAGTCTTTTTGAAGCCTCGAGTGACCATTAACTACCCATATGAAAAAGGGTATTTGTCTCCTCGCTTCCGTGGAGAACATGCGCTTCGTCGCTATCCATCTGGCGAAGAGCGCTGCATCGCTTGTAAGTTGTGCGAAGCCGCGTGTCCAGCCCAAGCTATCACAATTGAAGTTCAAGAACGCGAAGATGGAGCGCGTCGTACAACTCGGTACGATATCGATATGACAAAATGCATCTACTGCGGATTCTGTCAGGAGGCTTGCCCAGTTGACGCCATTGTAGAAGGACCTAATTTTGAATTCGCGACGGAAACGCACGAGGAGCTTTTGTACGATAAGGAAAAGCTGCTCTCTAACGGAGACAAATGGGAACGACAGATCGCCAAGAATTTAATGCATGAGCACCTTTATCGTTGA
- a CDS encoding predicted protein: ILFELHPGDCVWLQGPSGVGKTTLAMSVADLVSVNVHCKLHMNVELSWRDGIPVAEHCGVLFQTTTLLDDLSVAGNLVVALHRESFPSPQARDVRIKNLLESVGLDYAKDAAKKPSELSGGMGRRASLALQLAQRKRVIVLDEPFAGLDYDVAVSVAKELLRLRQTHGTALLLISHEPEL, encoded by the coding sequence ATCCTGTTCGAACTCCATCCGGGAGACTGTGTTTGGTTGCAGGGTCCCTCCGGAGTCGGCAAGACCACCTTGGCCATGTCCGTCGCGGACCTTGTTTCCGTAAACGTCCATTGCAAGCTCCACATGAATGTGGAATTGTCCTGGCGCGACGGCATACCAGTAGCAGAGCACTGCGGCGTCTTGTTCCAAACGACCACACTCTTGGATGACCTCTCCGTCGCCGGAAATCTCGTCGTAGCGTTGCACCGCGAGTCCTTTCCGTCACCACAAGCCCGCGACGTTCGGATCAAAAATCTGCTCGAGTCGGTGGGGTTGGACTACGCCAAGGACGCCGCCAAAAAACCCAGTGAACTTTCCGGAGGCATGGGACGACGCGCATCCCTCGCCTTACAACTCGCCCAACGCAAACGTGTCATTGTCTTGGACGAACCCTTTGCCGGACTCGACTACGACGTCGCTGTAAGCGTCGCGAAAGAATTGCTTCGGCTCCGACAAACGCACGGTACGGCCTTGCTGTTGATTTCGCATGAACCCGAACTA
- a CDS encoding predicted protein, which yields MFKREASKRAERLIELLRKESNLNWIARRTFAVYAVGSGWTGAFGNGRFDQEISGHNDEEEAGSPLKIYDGSVKDISLGWGHTAILTEDRRLLLAGRPHDFSVLLRLRRLPLWVRNYAINSSINEFRGLDSRSVHPIALIGRLITWLAIRFKYPTTELEAARRHSIFPELAEIALPDSEVPSSVSCSAALTAIVTESGKVYAFGLNGFGQCGIGMTSNHVWNPSSPLRGLTSEFANQPRGEMEQSYPVVDVALGLQHGICLNEVGEVFCWGKGERGQLGQGLITTEAHTALPVKRAFTLGEKMKPQYQTIGQVTQIDAGMIHCAALTKDNEVLIWGKHVLPLLPGDENKKVSSDARLPYILPGLPKGVRVERIACGSHHTAILLDDGSVYAAGIATHTKEPIHEAVQILPPGVVNRPVRQFDAHMDRTTIVGADGRQVLQLHLWKDEELREFAAFTPAWVDHILDENPFAKISMIHRSWIHSVVVTEEQIE from the coding sequence ATGTTCAAACGAGAAGCATCGAAACGAGCAGAAAGACTCATCGAACTTCTCCGGAAGGAAAGTAACTTGAACTGGATCGCACGCCGCACATTTGCTGTGTACGCCGTTGGGAGCGGCTGGACCGGAGCGTTCGGAAACGGTCGTTTCGACCAAGAGATTTCCGGCCacaacgacgaggaagaggctGGATCTCCCCTGAAAATATATGATGGTTCTGTAAAGGATATTTCTCTCGGATGGGGACACACCGCGATCCTGACGGAGGATAGGCGCCTTTTACTCGCTGGTCGACCACACGATTTTTCTGTTCTTTTAAGGCTCCGTCGTTTGCCGCTTTGGGTACGAAACTATGCAATAAACAGCTCGATTAACGAATTTCGAGGATTGGATTCCAGAAGCGTGCATCCAATTGCACTAATTGGTCGACTTATTACTTGGCTAGCAATTCGATTCAAATATCCTACCACTGAACTTGAAGCTGCTCGTCGACATTCCATTTTTCCTGAGCTAGCTGAAATAGCTCTTCCAGATAGCGAGGTTCCTTCTTCCGTGTCGTGCTCTGCTGCATTGACGGCAATCGTAACGGAATCAGGAAAAGTGTACGCGTTTGGCTTGAACGGCTTTGGGCAGTGCGGTATTGGCATGACCTCGAACCATGTTTGGAATCCGTCGTCGCCTTTGAGAGGCCTGACATCCGAATTTGCCAATCAGCCTCGGGGGGAAATGGAACAGTCATACCCAGTTGTAGACGTTGCCCTAGGACTACAGCACGGAATTTGTCTAAATGAAGTTGGTGAGGTCTTTTGCTGGGGTAAAGGTGAACGTGGTCAACTGGGACAGGGCCTGATAACGACCGAGGCGCATACCGCCCTACCAGTGAAGAGAGCATTTACACTGGGCGAGAAAATGAAACCCCAATATCAGACCATCGGTCAAGTGACGCAGATTGATGCTGGAATGATCCACTGCGCGGCACTGACCAAGGACAATGAGGTCTTAATATGGGGCAAGCACGTTTTACCTTTGCTTCCAGGTgatgaaaacaaaaaagtcAGTTCGGATGCTAGGCTACCTTATATTTTGCCAGGACTTCCAAAAGGAGTACGAGTGGAAAGAATAGCGTGTGGATCTCACCATACCGCAATTCTTCTGGACGACGGCAGTGTCTACGCGGCCGGAATTGCAACTCATACCAAGGAGCCGATTCACGAGGCCGTCCAAATTTTGCCACCCGGTGTTGTGAATCGACCGGTGCGGCAATTTGATGCTCACATGGATCGTACTACTATTGTGGGTGCGGATGGACGACAAGTACTACAACTTCATTTATGGAAGGACGAGGAATTGCGTGAGTTCGCTGCTTTCACACCTGCTTGGGTCGATCACATTTTGGACGAGAACCCCTTTGCAAAAATCAGCATGATCCATCGAAGCTGGATACACTCCGTCGTTGTCACAGAAGAACAGATAGAATGA
- a CDS encoding predicted protein: MVAMRPASRSKRRRTLELLVLTTFLVIYFVLSIKLLLSGIYPNQSALSMKNLNLVQSAGSGLVSLRGKIAASASARGGDVLYGVHMASNLSGVLDIQNFVRSHCSTQTKQFYGIGKAAVELCIKGSFPPFKYTLPNFVRPDDERIFLLQKKNRECFDTNWIDWQYETCVTIHPAAKNVLHARIQGYDAWSFQHFHDNALPWIYQVRQIMDVLQNASTCRFEEHLQVAEPPNDVTLGEWQRLGFARNSLDFMPRMRQLLLNGSGRDFSLSIPNFPKDYDQVRVHPQHVTWLRNSLGLGQRERSAKTVYWISRKEARQGRRCSNEEEVVEALKRNGVNTIFFDLAKASTSSGSDVIEDLMALLDNACAIVGVHGGGLYNQYFAPATTALVELIPIQIKNDLFHDQFDGNVTAPRIASRAFWHNSQLIGQPYWRIHARTESDRTFALDSQAVKDTVAALQAAGCAFKGSS, from the coding sequence ATGGTGGCTATGAGACCTGCTAGtagaagcaaaagaagacgTACACTTGAGCTGCTCGTTCTGACGACATTTTTGGTGATCTATTTCGTCCTATCAATCAAATTACTGTTGTCAGGCATCTATCCCAATCAATCCGCCCTCAGTATGAAGAATCTTAATCTTGTACAGAGCGCAGGAAGCGGGCTTGTGTCTCTCAGAGGAAAAATTGCTGCATCGGCGTCAGCGCGTGGCGGCGATGTTCTTTACGGTGTCCATATGGCTTCTAACTTATCGGGCGTCCTAGATATCCAGAACTTTGTTCGATCACACTGCTCGACTCAAACCAAACAGTTCTATGGAATCGGCAAAGCAGCAGTGGAGCTGTGTATAAAGGGCTCCTTTCCACCGTTCAAGTATACCCTTCCCAACTTTGTCCGCCCCGACGACGAACGGATTTTTCTCTTACAGAAAAAGAATCGCGAATGCTTTGACACAAACTGGATCGACTGGCAATACGAAACATGCGTCACAATTCACCCGGCGGCAAAAAATGTGTTACACGCCCGTATTCAAGGCTACGATGCCTGGTCGTTTCAGCATTTTCACGACAATGCATTGCCCTGGATATATCAGGTTCGTCAAATCATGGATGTTTTACAAAATGCCAGCACTTGCCGCTTTGAAGAGCATTTGCAGGTGGCAGAACCTCCCAATGACGTCACGCTGGGGGAATGGCAACGGCTGGGCTTTGCCAGAAACTCGTTAGATTTCATGCCCCGAATGCGACAGCTATTGTTAAACGGCAGTGGCAGAGATTTCAGTCTGTCGATTCCCAATTTTCCCAAAGACTACGACCAAGTCCGCGTCCACCCGCAACATGTTACATGGCTACGCAACTCACTTGGACTTGGCCAGCGAGAACGTTCtgcaaaaacagtttattgGATAAGCCGGAAAGAAGCACGACAAGGTCGTCGGTGTAGCAATGAGGAGGAGGTTGTTGAAGCTCTAAAACGCAATGGAGTGAATACAATTTTTTTTGATCTGGCGAAAGCCAGCACAAGCTCAGGCTCTGATGTGATAGAGGACTTGATGGCCCTCTTGGACAATGCTTGTGCTATTGTTGGTGTTCACGGTGGTGGGCTGTATAATCAGTACTTTGCCCCCGCTACGACAGCTTTGGTGGAGTTGATTCCAATACAAATCAAGAACGATCTATTCCATGATCAATTTGATGGCAACGTCACCGCTCCACGAATAGCATCGAGGGCCTTTTGGCACAATTCACAACTCATTGGACAACCATACTGGCGGATCCATGCTCGGACTGAATCAGATCGGACGTTTGCACTTGACTCTCAAGCAGTAAAAGATACGGTAGCAGCACTGCAAGCGGCAGGCTGTGCATTTAAAGGATCATCCTGA
- a CDS encoding predicted protein: MSEDRKPAANRDPVAQRTSFYASFLQSGEGDFSQSAAIASATIKAKGFEKTLQGGGLPAQGHVNKNQEISGIIGDDQLPENVAIPTSPTTQMRDKDPSTGLSVDDSAGTGVDSDAQSSFRLPTSPLRRSTASSNGSLARRKSSLQQRPSWYHDAINSGFSAEQLEDALGSPLAAAAAAAYEDSGDGFADEEVLEQYRIMALHEAHQRVLQNLGFDPLKRPSEPKVTPRADLKPIVSFPKLKKPNLDLTVNHGIFQPSLPTKPFPENFERFILQSCHREPEFQVGTATSAQPTAGQMGVRCLGCGKNLVVSQLATLVSCPECSTVSSATSTRR, from the coding sequence ATGAGCGAAGATAGAAAACCGGCAGCCAACCGCGATCCCGTTGCGCAGCGGACATCCTTCTATGCAAGCTTTCTTCAATCGGGAGAAGGCGATTTCTCGCAATCTGCGGCGATTGCTAGTGCCACAATAAAAGCCAAAGGCTTCGAGAAAACTTTACAGGGTGGTGGCTTACCAGCTCAAGGTCACGTTAATAAAAACCAAGAAATAAGTGGTATTATTGGCGATGACCAGTTGCcagagaatgttgccatcCCTACATCACCCACAACACAAATGCGTGATAAAGACCCGTCTACTGGACTCTCTGTAGATGACTCTGCGGGGACAGGTGTGGATAGTGATGCTCAAAGTTCCTTTAGATTACCAACTTCTCCTTTGCGACGATCCACCGCGTCTTCAAATGGCTCTTTGGCCAGGCGGAAAAGTAGTCTACAGCAGCGCCCTTCTTGGTATCACGATGCGATAAACAGCGGTTTCTCGGCAGAGCAACTCGAGGACGCCTTGGGATCGCCTTTAGCTGCCGCTGCGGCTGCTGCATATGAAGATTCTGGTGACGGCTTTGCGGACGAAGAGGTCTTGGAACAGTACCGGATCATGGCTCTTCACGAAGCGCACCAGCGGGTTTTACAAAACTTGGGTTTTGATCCTTTGAAGCGTCCCTCTGAACCAAAAGTCACACCCCGTGCCGACCTCAAACCTATTGTTTCCTTcccaaaattgaaaaaaCCAAACTTGGATCTTACGGTAAACCATGGTATTTTCCAGCCGAGCCTACCCACAAAACCGTTTCCGGAAAATTTTGAGCGCTTTATCTTGCAGAGTTGCCACCGCGAGCCAGAATTTCAGGTCGGTACGGCTACGTCAGCACAACCTACTGCTGGTCAGATGGGGGTACGGTGCTTGGGTTGTGGGAAAAATTTGGTGGTTAGTCAACTTGCGACTCTGGTAAGTTGCCCAGAGTGCTCTACCGTTAGCTCGGCAACTTCTACTCGGAGATAG
- a CDS encoding predicted protein: MSNSNGGYDIRQETINARYRTNPREQDRRERSRSRSPPSRLNDDEEIVRVRLQAERRARMARLRAENDVEEENISSLEGTGDESKKARKKLKSREDSLQVEAEELEGLEEDEQMQLLLGFGGEFGSTKGNKVEDNHSSSARGAAAKHKARKYRQYMNRKNGFNRPLDKMD; encoded by the coding sequence ATGAGTAACAGCAATGGTGGATACGACATCCGTCAAGAAACGATAAATGCACGGTACCGGACCAACCCGCGAGAACAGGATCGAAGGGAACGCTCTCGTTCCCGGTCCCCTCCTTCTCGGCTtaacgacgatgaagaaataGTCAGAGTACGGTTGCAAGCGGAGCGTCGCGCCCGTATGGCGCGGCTTCGCGCTGAAAATgatgtcgaagaagaaaacatATCGTCTCTAGAGGGGACAGGGGATGAATCGAAGAAAGCGAGGAAAAAACTGAAATCCAGGGAGGATTCCCTTCAAGTGGAAGCTGAGGAACTAGAAGGGCTGGAGGAAGACGAACAGATGCAGCTTCTATTGGGTTTTGGCGGAGAATTTGGCTCCACAAAAGGAAACAAAGTAGAAGACAATCACTCTAGTTCAGCGAGGGGTGCCGCTGCCAAGCACAAAGCAAGAAAGTACCGACAGTACATGAACAGAAAAAACGGCTTCAACAGACCATTGGACAAGATGGATTAG
- a CDS encoding predicted protein has protein sequence MPFDSLMFPLSLAILTHSKSSALPPCVIASRSTLVPFDIKELKSIEAGITLAKFRLRLFSSFITRSSYPKYTSKKSEFSFASKLSVIGFSASVNYVSLPLGTKEIEKEGNCHIHFSRSLTFFPSLYPDASPFLKISGASEQPSVSTENGVVIITPDDSSCTTPESTAGTSSSSRIMPGLFLTSLMAPQKAKGSFVLLLSLAASLNGVHSQTNDACTPALEIEISLPTGTIVSSVFGDTDHYLAATLETVTWGYYDINKPSQISMESGETITVEVITHHSGHDYAKMIRGDMAVEEIFYWATNTSLSEKPEPKLDGTGVHLVTGPIEVIGAEPGDVVEVEILELDPRYNPISGKCYGTNSQKFAGYHYNVLTGFGRDGTPYVRTGGTEAITVFEFVETSEGKMAYGKPVYMYRFPNMTAPDGSNRTFDNNPAVMIPHEFNYGYNGELLELDPILYPEGFDGTTVTDAGGIQYLSPEEAGLAWKVPLRPHIGTLAVMPNNTENYIDEEAEGGANTIPPARFGGNIDDWRIGKGGTMFYRVEVPGAQIVVGDTHAAQGDSELAGTAMETSMTAKLRVTLHKAGSLPTKVATLDFPLLETLDKFVVHGFAYDNYLDQLADPSDIFSEGTSLDLAMADCYIKTRNWMMDVYSLTEEETIALMTTSVDFGITQVVDGNWGVHADIDKWVFDQTDAPYDYPCTTSKSARRRRILKIDERRLILDYHNVMLSPSEYADELFRRVTGIEASSEKVDTFARNRLAELLMESKLQFAKARMSKGMV, from the exons ATGCCTTTCGACTCGCTAATGTTTCCTCTGTCACTCGCAATCTTGACTCATAGCAAATCATCCGCGCTTCCTCCTTGCGTCATCGCATCAAGGTCAACATTGGTACCCTTCGACATCAAGGAACTAAAATCGATCGAGGCAGGCATTACGCTTGCAAAGTTTCGTCTCCGATTGTTTTCCTCATTTATTACCAGATCTTCGTATCCAAAGTACACGAGCAAAAAATCAGAA TTTTCCTTCGCCAGCAAGCTTTCTGTCATCGGCTTTTCCGCATCCGTCAACTACGTTTCGCTACCTCTTGGTACGAAAGAAATTGAGAAAGAAGGCAATTGTCACATCCATTTTTCCCGGTCGCTCACATTTTTTCCCTCTTTGTACCCAGATGCTTCACCCTTCCTCAAAATTAGTGGAGCTAGTGAACAGCCTTCTGTATCAACCGAGAACGGAGTTGTGATCATAACCCCAGACGACTCATCCTGTACAACACCTGAGAGTACAGCGGGtacttcttcgtcttctcgTATCATGCCTGGACTGTTTCTGACCTCGCTAATGGCTCCGCAAAAGGCCAAGGGATCCTTTGTGCTTCTTCTTTCATTGGCTGCTTCCCTAAATGGGGTCCATAGTCAAACAAATGACGCATGCACCCCTGCATTGGAGATTGAAATTAGCCTTCCTACCGGAACAATCGTTTCTTCTGTCTTTGGTGATACAGACCATTACCTAGCTGCAACGCTTGAAACGGTAACATGGGGCTACTATGATATCAACAAGCCATCGCAAATTTCAATGGAATCCGGAGAAACGATCACGGTTGAAGTAATTACTCACCACTCTGGTCATGACTATGCTAAGATGATCCGTGGTGATATGGCTGTTGAGGAGATCTTTTACTGGGCCACCAATACGTCATTGAGCGAAAAACCCGAACCAAAATTGGATGGCACGGGTGTTCACTTGGTTACTGGACCAATTGAAGTGATTGGTGCGGAGCCTGGTGATGTGGTAGAAGTGGAAATTCTTGAATTGGACCCTCGGTACAACCCTATATCGGGCAAGTGCTATGGCACCAACTCTCAAAAGTTTGCCGGCTATCATTATAATGTATTGACtggatttggtcgtgatGGAACACCTTACGTCCGTACCGGCGGTACTGAAGCCATTACTGTATTTGAGTTTGTGGAAACATCTGAAGGTAAAATGGCCTACGGAAAGCCTGTATATATGTACCGCTTCCCAAACATGACTGCACCAGATGGATCAAACCGCACATTTGACAACAATCCAGCAGTCATGATCCCGCATGAATTCAATTATGGTTACAATGGAGAACTACTAGAACTGGATCCAATTTTGTATCCTGAAGGATTTGATGGCACCACG GTTACTGATGCTGGCGGTATCCAGTATCTTTCTCCAGAAGAAGCTGGTCTAGCCTGGAAAGTACCGTTGCGCCCGCATATTGGTACATTGGCAGTTATGCCAAACAATACAGAGAACTAcattgacgaagaagccgaggGTGGCGCAAACACAATTCCTCCTGCACGTTTTGGCGGCAATATTGATGACTGGAGAATTGGCAAAGGAGGAACCATGTTTTACAGAGTTGAAGTTCCTGGAGCCCAGATTGTTGTCGGTGACACACATGCCGCTCAAGGCGACTCAGAACTTGCCGGTACTGCAATGGAAACATCCATGACTGCCAAGCTTCGTGTAACTTTACACAAAGCAGGTAGTCTACCAACCAAGGTTGCAACACTAGACTTTCCGCTCCTGGAGACATTGGACAAATTTGTGGTGCACGGTTTTGCCTATGACAATTATCTTGATCAGTTGGCAGATCCCTCAGATATCTTTTCGGAAGGTACCTCATTGGACTTGGCAATGGCCGACTGCTACATTAAAACCCGTAATTGGATGATGGATGTTTATAGCTTGACTGAAGAGGAGACAATTGCTCTCATGACCACCTCAGTCGATTTTGGCATCACCCAGGTTGTTGATGGAAACTGGGGAGTCCATGCTG ATATTGACAAGTGGGTTTTCGACCAGACGGACGCACCATACGATTACCCCTGCACAACATCAAAGTCGGCTCGTCGCCGCCGTATCCTGAAGATTGACGAGCGTCGGCTAATCTTGGATTATCATAATGTAATGCTTTCCCCCAGCGAATACGCTGACGAACTGTTTCGCCGTGTTACCGGTATTGAAGCCTCGTCGGAAAAAGTTGATACTTTTGCCCGCAATCGTCTAGCGGAGCTTTTGATGGAGTCCAAGCTCCAGTTTGCGAAGGCACGCATGTCAAAGGGTATGGTCTGA
- a CDS encoding predicted protein, with translation MMREDEDEALVSAKGSAYKLDWVERTVQLAQTCNQILSANACRLCYVYVDKQVEYETRQQQPYEGNGRAANSNRSPHPLPGALERVWTQTATSPHFSMEVDFYRQLLFDEDSVVDAVSERDPDSKDEEDDETEEIDETLRAIATQCSR, from the coding sequence ATGATGCgggaagacgaggacgaagcgCTGGTATCCGCCAAGGGCAGCGCTTACAAACTGGATTGGGTTGAACGCACCGTGCAATTGGCACAGACCTGCAACCAAATATTGTCGGCCAACGCTTGTCGTCTCTGTTACGTATACGTTGATAAGCAGGTCGAGTACGaaactcgacaacaacaaccgtACGAGGGGAACGGACGCGCCGCCAACTCGAATCGCTCGCCTCATCCACTCCCTGGGGCGCTTGAGCGTGTGTGGACTCAAACAGCAACCTCCCCACACTTTTCCATGGAAGTTGACTTTTATCGTCAGTTATTGTTCGACGAAGATTCCGTCGTGGATGCAGTCAGTGAGAGAGACCCGGATTCgaaagacgaggaagatgatGAAACAGAGGAAATAGACGAAACCCTGCGCGCCATAGCTACCCAATGTAGTCGATGA